A part of Pararhizobium sp. A13 genomic DNA contains:
- a CDS encoding MFS transporter yields the protein MPHRLSPLAPFRHDTFRVIWVASLASNFGGLVQAVGAAWMMTSISDSVNMVALVQASTSLPIMLFSLVSGALADNFDRRRIMLIAQCFMLAVSALLTVCTYFGLVTPWLLLLFTFLIGCGTALNNPSWQASVGDMVPRDVLPAAVALNSMGFNITRSVGPAIGGAIVAAAGAAAAFAANTLSYFALLFALIRWRREVTLSTLPRESMGRAISAGLRYVAMSPNIGKVLFRGFVFGLSASAILALLPLVARDLVAGGPLTYGIMLGAFGLGAIGGALLSARLREHLSSEWIVRIAFAGFAVSALITASSSYGWLTSLALLLSGAGWVLALSLFNTTVQLSTPRWVVGRALSLYQTTTFGGIAAGSWMWGQAAETYGPANALIASALLMVVGAAIGLRLPLPEFQSLNLDPLNRFSEPLLKLDLKPRSGPIVVMIDYDIADDDVPDFLTAMAERRRIRIRDGAGQWGLMRDLENPTVWTETYHVPTWVEYVRHNQRRTQADAEIGDRLLELHRGETPPRVHRMIERQTILPYDYERYKQQMDMH from the coding sequence TTGCCGCATCGACTATCGCCATTGGCGCCGTTCAGGCACGACACTTTCCGCGTCATCTGGGTGGCGAGCCTCGCTTCCAATTTCGGTGGCCTCGTCCAGGCCGTCGGCGCCGCCTGGATGATGACGTCGATCTCGGATTCGGTGAACATGGTGGCGCTGGTGCAGGCCTCGACCTCGCTGCCGATCATGCTGTTTTCGCTCGTCTCCGGCGCGCTTGCCGACAATTTCGACCGGCGCCGGATCATGCTGATCGCCCAGTGTTTCATGCTGGCCGTCTCGGCGCTTCTGACGGTCTGCACCTATTTCGGCCTTGTCACACCGTGGCTGCTCCTGCTCTTCACGTTCCTGATCGGCTGCGGCACGGCGCTCAACAATCCGTCCTGGCAGGCTTCCGTCGGCGATATGGTGCCGCGCGACGTGCTGCCGGCCGCCGTGGCCCTCAACAGCATGGGCTTCAACATCACCCGCTCCGTCGGCCCCGCGATCGGCGGCGCCATCGTCGCGGCGGCCGGCGCGGCCGCGGCCTTCGCTGCCAATACGCTGAGCTATTTCGCGCTTCTCTTCGCGCTCATCCGCTGGCGCCGCGAAGTGACGCTGTCGACGCTGCCGCGCGAATCGATGGGCCGGGCGATTTCCGCCGGCTTGCGCTATGTCGCCATGTCCCCCAATATCGGCAAGGTGCTGTTCCGCGGCTTCGTCTTCGGCCTCTCCGCCAGCGCCATCCTTGCGCTGCTGCCGCTGGTCGCCCGCGATCTCGTTGCCGGCGGGCCGCTCACCTACGGCATCATGCTCGGCGCCTTCGGCCTCGGCGCAATCGGCGGGGCGCTGCTCAGCGCCCGGCTGCGGGAGCATCTGTCGAGCGAGTGGATCGTGCGCATCGCGTTTGCCGGTTTCGCCGTCAGCGCTCTCATCACCGCGTCCAGCTCCTATGGCTGGCTGACAAGCCTTGCGCTTCTCCTCTCGGGCGCCGGCTGGGTGCTGGCCTTGTCGTTGTTCAACACGACGGTACAGCTCTCGACCCCGCGTTGGGTCGTCGGCCGGGCCTTGTCGCTTTATCAGACCACCACCTTCGGCGGGATTGCGGCGGGCAGCTGGATGTGGGGTCAGGCGGCCGAGACCTATGGCCCGGCCAACGCGCTGATCGCTTCGGCGCTGCTGATGGTCGTCGGCGCTGCCATCGGCCTCAGATTGCCGCTGCCGGAATTCCAGTCGCTCAATCTCGATCCGCTCAACCGCTTCTCCGAGCCGCTCTTGAAACTCGATCTCAAGCCGCGCAGCGGCCCGATCGTGGTGATGATCGACTACGACATCGCCGACGACGACGTGCCGGACTTCCTGACCGCCATGGCCGAACGCCGCCGCATCCGCATCCGCGATGGCGCCGGGCAATGGGGCCTGATGCGCGATCTGGAAAACCCGACAGTGTGGACCGAGACCTATCACGTCCCGACCTGGGTGGAGTATGTCCGCCACAACCAGCGCCGGACGCAGGCCGACGCAGAGATCGGCGACCGGCTCTTGGAACTGCATCGCGGCGAGACCCCGCCGCGCGTACACCGGATGATCGAACGCCAGACCATTCTTCCCTATGACTACGAGCGCTACAAGCAGCAGATGGACATGCATTGA
- a CDS encoding lytic murein transglycosylase, producing the protein MIATIVSLMPLPALAASKAETEAQFRQWLQTDLWPEAQKAGISEKSFNAAFAGVTLNWDLPDLVPPGTKPPSEQKQSQAEFSAPSAYFSEQRLQGLAATGRSLAETHAATLKRIEKTYGVPGPVVLAIWGRESGFGRAKIPHPIMDVLATKAFMSTRGDLFRRELIAALHILDSGDVREAEMKGSWAGAMGQPQFLPTSFLKYAVDFDGDGRRDIWNSVPDVLGSIAHYMAEKGWQRGRDWGFEVSIPTKVSCAQEGPDLAKPISQWASAGIERVSGKAFPSDEAKASGMMLVPAGRHGPEFIVTPNFYVIKEYNNSDLYALFIGNLADRISSGGGAFKGLFGDVGKMLRSDVLKMQKNLQAQGYDIGKADGLAGYKTRRSLGDWQAKNGLAPTCFPDAGLKAKLR; encoded by the coding sequence ATGATCGCGACAATTGTATCGCTGATGCCGCTCCCCGCCCTCGCCGCCTCGAAAGCCGAGACCGAAGCGCAGTTCCGCCAGTGGCTGCAGACCGACCTCTGGCCGGAAGCGCAGAAGGCCGGCATTTCGGAAAAATCCTTCAACGCCGCCTTTGCCGGCGTGACGCTCAACTGGGACCTGCCGGATCTCGTGCCGCCGGGCACCAAGCCGCCGAGCGAGCAGAAGCAGAGCCAGGCGGAATTCTCGGCACCCAGCGCCTATTTCTCCGAACAGCGCCTGCAGGGGCTGGCCGCAACCGGCCGCAGCCTTGCCGAGACCCATGCCGCAACGCTCAAGCGGATCGAGAAGACCTATGGCGTGCCGGGTCCGGTCGTGCTCGCCATCTGGGGCCGCGAATCCGGTTTCGGCCGTGCGAAGATCCCGCATCCGATCATGGACGTGCTGGCGACCAAGGCCTTCATGTCGACGCGCGGCGATCTCTTCCGCCGCGAACTGATCGCCGCCCTGCATATTCTCGACAGCGGCGACGTGCGCGAGGCGGAGATGAAGGGCTCCTGGGCGGGCGCCATGGGCCAGCCGCAGTTCCTGCCGACCAGCTTTTTGAAATATGCCGTCGATTTCGACGGCGACGGTCGCCGCGACATCTGGAATTCGGTGCCGGACGTGCTCGGCTCGATCGCCCACTACATGGCTGAAAAGGGCTGGCAGCGCGGCCGCGACTGGGGCTTCGAGGTCAGCATTCCCACCAAGGTCTCCTGCGCCCAGGAGGGGCCGGACCTTGCCAAGCCGATCTCGCAATGGGCCTCGGCCGGCATCGAACGTGTGTCCGGCAAGGCCTTTCCGTCGGATGAAGCCAAGGCCAGCGGCATGATGCTGGTGCCGGCCGGCCGCCACGGGCCGGAATTCATCGTCACGCCGAATTTCTATGTGATCAAGGAATACAACAACTCCGACCTCTACGCCCTGTTCATCGGCAATCTCGCCGACCGGATTTCATCGGGCGGCGGCGCCTTCAAGGGCCTGTTCGGCGACGTCGGCAAGATGCTGCGCTCGGACGTCTTGAAGATGCAGAAGAACCTGCAGGCGCAGGGCTATGATATCGGCAAGGCCGACGGTCTCGCCGGCTACAAGACCCGCCGCTCTCTGGGCGACTGGCAGGCGAAAAATGGCCTGGCACCGACGTGCTTTCCGGATGCGGGGCTGAAGGCCAAGCTACGCTAA
- the recR gene encoding recombination mediator RecR: MAKRVTGPEIEKLIQLLAKVPGLGPRSARRAALHLVKKKDQLLGPLADAMGDAYAKVRICSCCGNVDTSDPCSVCTDDRRDNSVIIVVEDVSDLWALERAGAMNTAYHVLGGTLSPLDGVGPDDLNIKGLIERVSKGGVRELIIAVNATVEGQTTAHYITDQLDGLGVKITRLAHGVPVGGELDYLDEGTLTAALRARTVI, from the coding sequence ATGGCAAAGCGAGTCACCGGCCCCGAAATCGAAAAACTCATTCAGCTTTTGGCGAAGGTGCCCGGGCTCGGGCCGCGCTCGGCCCGGCGCGCAGCACTTCATCTCGTCAAGAAGAAGGACCAGCTGCTCGGCCCGCTCGCCGACGCGATGGGCGACGCCTACGCCAAGGTCCGGATCTGCTCGTGCTGCGGCAATGTCGATACCAGCGATCCCTGCAGCGTCTGCACCGACGACCGGCGCGACAATTCCGTGATCATCGTCGTCGAGGACGTCTCCGACCTCTGGGCGCTGGAGCGGGCAGGCGCGATGAACACCGCCTATCACGTGCTCGGCGGCACGCTCTCGCCGCTCGACGGCGTCGGACCCGACGACCTCAACATCAAGGGTCTGATCGAGCGCGTCTCGAAGGGCGGCGTACGTGAACTGATCATCGCGGTGAATGCCACCGTCGAGGGCCAGACGACGGCGCATTACATCACCGACCAGCTCGACGGCCTCGGCGTCAAGATCACGCGGCTGGCCCACGGCGTGCCCGTCGGCGGCGAGCTGGATTACCTGGACGAAGGCACGCTGACGGCGGCATTGCGGGCGAGGACGGTGATTTGA